One genomic segment of Linepithema humile isolate Giens D197 chromosome 5, Lhum_UNIL_v1.0, whole genome shotgun sequence includes these proteins:
- the LOC105676159 gene encoding uncharacterized protein isoform X1, whose translation MRQNGHPVARHERAVAMTSLILENADLNRLFPKCRPRGGPPPAPGASTQSSQQPHDSPCQTEAAAITTATAATAATAAVTIASTNTSTSVSAISDDMIDLERDTSDRYRKRANGRKKSGSLSRRTASVAPGFTVEGQLPHATKPLSSSSSSASGRSEDAPQYGSLPGSDHQGQSQQDDSGPEESPVYILTSAKGGPSYKLRDSRIIEIAGGREVFSQSRGKVAARKSRFLAASNSINNEDIQTDNKLVKKNNKSPSTQTIWELRSRCGETRKQRANREVTETVFASEVHSVRRNPTKSILDYDSPKSNRSNRIINYDSILNSNNVEYTVPKSITDLDYGLPKSCVDYQSNHNTPARSMAIVSDGEVVVFDDIDDNWQGLRLDLASSNTNQVTTTSLDLETDDSQRGRIAPEPPSSSVGSTPSPTTAYHRNTSEFFKVVTPASDCEADSPSPERNHKVARVIGELPIAQYSGSPRRYGVRENTQLPSLLSSPSMYMTPRPGFPQRVLPTTPNHNKKEDISAEIIVDKTVIENISNEDQIVHPSTPSPKAEEEEEDSLKPSTLPADNISSLVSPGGSTFDYLYEFSETRKVLEEFFKCPAPTKEKENNIESFPFQDLDYELRRQGGSAYVGQRLASGPPTTEEVMVHESPKKQRADFPQNTGEHENNFLDLSVGTGSSEDLGETEVGLQVGHSRNFTLSPETTDCDSNCGDLDSEVSLMMMDNELMPASGLLGSVGDLGNNSDSLRIYTSMPVLEDGLSSGHASDTDNNNPTVMLMKRQINEIEKEIIQRTRNDMLGTNENDSGKDVSLNVTKDILNTLKTTSPDLFIAKKENSYDTNELQLDGLDPLGTPPPPAPQGRQSVSLEVNCGEVEAAIKDIRMALQRTKTLPVKSPSEEPPEPSVSPIWIPSIMDGRRRICMESNSEESDARRVGDEADVEIEECPDEEEADTDLETDRLLGQQRTDDQGFYDDKGWRKPKTRTMLPPMNAKVATPKQTPPKTLSVAPIETLAPSEPIPSTSTSISPPPVVSVIQSPSSNECEVATPAQPTSSPQKTPVKNSPSSPQSLKESNNKDKEGKKKSRNKEDLLDDPSVLIEGVLFRARYLGSTQLVCEGQPTKSTRMCQAEEAVSRIKAPDGDSQPSTEVDLFISTEKIMVLNTDLKEIMMDHALRTISYIADIGDLVVLMARRRFVPHEMEEVPKINRTPKMICHVFESEEAQFIAQSIGQAFQVAYMEFLKANGIEDHSFVKEMDYQEVLNSQEIFGDELQMFAKKEMQKEVVVPKAKGEILGVVIVESGWGSMLPTVVIANLAPAGAAARCGQLNIGDQIIAINGVSLVGLPLSTCQTYIKNSKNQTVVKLTVVPCAPVVEVKIKRPDTKYQLGFSVQNGVICSLLRGGIAERGGVRVGHRIIEINNQSVVAVPHEKIVNLLATSVGEILMKTMPTSMFRLLTGQESPVYI comes from the exons ATGAGACAG AATGGACATCCTGTTGCGAGACATGAACGCGCCGTGGCGATGACAAGTCTGATCTTGGAGAACGCCGACTTGAATCGACTCTTTCCGAAATGCCGGCCTAGGGGCGGTCCACCCCCGGCCCCGGGGGCCTCCACGCAGAGCAGCCAGCAGCCGCATGACAGCCCCTGCCAGACGGAGGCCGCTGCTATcaccaccgccaccgccgcgaCCGCCGCAACAGCCGCTGTCACCATCGCCTCTACGAACACGTCGACAAGCGTCTCCGCGATATCGGACGACATGATCGACCTCGAGCGCGACACCTCCGACAG GTATAGGAAACGAGCGAATGGCAGAAAAAAATCAGGTTCGCTGTCCCGTAGGACGGCGAGCGTGGCGCCCGGTTTCACGGTCGAGGGCCAACTACCGCACGCCACGAAGCCGCTTTCGTCGAGCTCGTCCTCGGCGTCAGGACGCAGCGAGGACGCGCCGCAATACGGGAGTCTACCGGGCAGCGATCACCAGGGACAATCGCAGCAGGACGATAGCGGGCCCGAGGAGAGTCCCGTGTACATTCTGACCTCGGCCAAGGGTGGCCCCAGCTACAAGCTTCGGGATTCGAG AATTATAGAAATTGCTGGTGGTCGAGAAGTATTCTCACAAAGCCGAGGGAAGGTAGCAGCTAGAAAATCACGATTTCTGGCTGCatcaaattctataaataacgAGGATATTCAAACTGATAATAAGCTAGTTAAGAAGAATAACAAATCTCCTAGCACGCAGACCATATGGGAGTTAAGAAGCcg ATGCGGTGAAACCAGAAAGCAACGTGCAAACCGGGAAGTAACAGAGACTGTATTTGCCTCAGAGGTACACTCAGTACGACGCAATCCTACAAAGTCCATTCTCGATTACGACTCACCTAAGAGCAACCGTAGCAATCGCATAATTAATTAcgattcaattttaaatagcaATAATGTAGAATATACGGTACCAAAAAGTATTACCGACCTGGACTATGGATTACCAAAAAGTTGCGTAGATTATCAATCAAATCACAACACACCTGCGAGAAGTATGGCTATTGTCAGCGACGGCGAAGTTGTTGTTTTCGACGATATCGATGACAATTGGCAGGGATTGCGATTAGATTTGGCGTCGAGTAACACAAATCAAGTGACGACGACGAGTCTAGATTTGGAGACAGATGATTCTCAGAGAGGTCGTATCGCACCGGAACCACCTAGTTCCAGCGTTGGAAGTACACCTAGTCCTACAACGGCATATCACCGCAATACTTCAGAATTCTTTAAA GTTGTTACACCAGCGAGTGATTGCGAGGCAGATTCTCCTTCTCCAGAACGTAATCATAAAGTTGCAAGAGTTATTGGTGAATTACCAATTGCACAGTATTCTGGCAGTCCAAGGCGTTATGGAGTCCGCGAAAATACACAGCTTCCTAGCTTGTTATCATCGCCTTCAATGTATATGACACCGAGGCCTGGTTTTCCTCAAAGAGTATTACCAACAACACCAAATCACAATAAG AAGGAAGATATCTCTGCAGAAATCATTGTAGACAAGACTgtgatagaaaatattagtaaCGAAGACCAGATTGTACATCCTTCAACTCCATCACCAAAGGccgaagaggaagaggaagactCTTTAAAACCGTCAACTTTACCTGCTGATAATATAAGCAGTCTTGTCTCGCCAGGCGGTAGCACTTTTGACTATCTGTACGAATTTTCAGAGACTAGAAAAGtattagaagaatttttcaaatgtcCGGCGCcgacgaaagaaaaagaaaacaacatAGAGTCTTTTCCTTTCCAA GATCTTGATTATGAACTGCGAAGACAAGGAGGAAGTGCATACGTTGGCCAGCGATTAGCTAGTGGTCCACCGACAACGGAGGAAGTTATGGTACATGAATCTCCTAAAAAACAGCGGGCAGATTTTCCACAAAAT acGGGTGAACACGAAAACAATTTCCTAGACCTGTCAGTAGGTACTGGTAGTAGTGAAGATCTTGGAGAAACTGAGGTCGGTTTACAAGTAGGACACTCACGTAATTTTACGCTGAGTCCGGAAACGACCGACTGTGACAGCAATTGCGGAGATCTCGATAGCGAAGTGTCCCTCATGATGATGGATAATGAATTAATGCCAGCAAGTGGCCTTCTCGGATCGGTCGGTGATTTGGGGAATAATTCGGATTCCCTGAGAATATATACTAGCATGCCGGTGTTAGAAGACGGCCTGTCCAGCGGACACGCGAGCGATACTGACAACAATAATCCTACTGTGATGCTCATGAAACGGCAAATAAACGAAATAGAAAAGGAAATCATTCAGAGAACTCGTAACGACATGTTAGGCACAAATGAGAATGATTCTGGAAAGGACGTCAGTCTGAATGTaacgaaagatattttgaacaCGCTAAAGACTACGTCCCCTGATCTGTTTATcgcgaagaaagaaaattcgtACGATACGAACGAGTTACAACTCGACGGACTGGATCCATTGGGCACGCCACCGCCGCCGGCGCCTCAAGGACGGCAAAGTGTATCTCTGGAGGTGAACTGCGGCGAGGTAGAGGCGGCTATTAAAGACATTAGGATGGCACTGCAAAGAACTAAAACTCTGCCTGTGAAGTCCCCGTCCGAAGAACCGCCGGAGCCGAGCGTCAGTCCGATATGGATACCAAG TATAATGGATGGCAGGCGGAGAATTTGTATGGAGAGCAATAGCGAGGAATCGGATGCGCGCCGCGTAGGCGACGAAGCCGACGTGGAAATTGAGGAATGTCCGGATGAAGAAGAGGCGGATACCGATCTCGAAACGGATCGGTTACTTGGGCAGCAGAGAACGGACGATCAAGGATTTTACGACGACAAG GGGTGGAGGAAGCCTAAGACTAGGACAATGTTACCACCAATGAATGCGAAAGTCGCTACTCCAAAGCAAACCCCTCCCAAAACCTTGAGTGTCGCCCCGATAGAGACGCTAGCACCTTCCGAGCCCATACCCTCGACGTCTACCTCGATTTCCCCTCCTCCCGTAGTGTCTGTTATACAATCGCCGTCTTCTAACGAGTGCGAAGTAGCCACTCCCGCGCAACCTACATCGAGTCCGCAGAAGACCCCAGTTAAAAACTCTCCCTCATCCCCTCAGAGCCTCAAGGAATCCAACAACAAG GATAAGgagggaaagaaaaagagcagAAACAAAGAAG ACTTGTTGGATGATCCCTCAGTGTTGATTGAAGGAGTCTTGTTCCGCGCGAGGTACTTGGGATCTACGCAACTGGTATGCGAGGGTCAACCGACGAAATCGACTCGAATGTGTCAAGCGGAGGAGGCCGTTTCTAGGATAAAG GCACCGGACGGTGACAGTCAGCCAAGCACGGAGGTAGACCTTTTCATTTCGACGGAAAAGATCATGGTTCTCAACACTGATCTGAAGGAGATCATGATGGATCACGCATTACGCACGATTTCGTACATAGCGGATATCGGCGATCTTGTAGTGCTAATGGCGCGGCGACGCTTCGTGCCGCACGAAATGGAGGAAGTACCGAAAATTAACCGAACTCCCAAGATGATCTGTCACGTTTTCGAAAGTGAGGAAGCTCAATTCATAGCACAAAGTATCGGACAAGCGTTCCAAGTAGCTTACATGGAGTTCCTAAAGGCAAACGGGATAGAAGATCATAGTTTCGTGAAGGAAATGGATTATCAAGAAGTGCTCAATTCGCAAGAGATATTTGGCGACGAGCTGCAGATGTTTGCAAAGAAAGAAATGCAGAAAGAG GTGGTGGTACCGAAGGCGAAGGGCGAGATCCTCGGCGTTGTAATTGTTGAGTCTGGATGGGGCTCTATGCTGCCAACCGTAGTCATAGCTAATTTGGCGCCGGCCGGCGCCGCCGCCCGTTGCGGACAGCTTAACATTGGCGATCAGATAATAGCGATTAACGGTGTATCGTTAGTCGGCTTGCCTTTGTCCACGTGTCAGACTTACATAAAGAATTCCAAGAATCAGACGGTCGTCAAGCTGACTGTCGTACCGTGCGCGCCTGTAGTCGAAGTGAAAATCAAGAGACCCGACACGAAATATCAGTTAGGATTTAGTGTACAGAATGGAGTGATATGTAGTCTATTGAGAGGTGGTATCGCCGAACGGGGCGGAGTTCGCGTGGGCCATAGGATAATTGAAATCAATAATCAGAGTGTTGTTGCTGTACCACACGAAAAGATTGTTAATCTTCTGGCCACATCAGTGGGAGAG atTTTGATGAAAACAATGCCCACATCGATGTTTAGGCTGTTAACCGGCCAGGAGTCTCCGGTGTACATATAA
- the LOC105676159 gene encoding uncharacterized protein isoform X8 yields MRQNGHPVARHERAVAMTSLILENADLNRLFPKCRPRGGPPPAPGASTQSSQQPHDSPCQTEAAAITTATAATAATAAVTIASTNTSTSVSAISDDMIDLERDTSDRYRKRANGRKKSGSLSRRTASVAPGFTVEGQLPHATKPLSSSSSSASGRSEDAPQYGSLPGSDHQGQSQQDDSGPEESPVYILTSAKGGPSYKLRDSRIIEIAGGREVFSQSRGKVAARKSRFLAASNSINNEDIQTDNKLVKKNNKSPSTQTIWELRSRCGETRKQRANREVTETVFASEVHSVRRNPTKSILDYDSPKSNRSNRIINYDSILNSNNVEYTVPKSITDLDYGLPKSCVDYQSNHNTPARSMAIVSDGEVVVFDDIDDNWQGLRLDLASSNTNQVTTTSLDLETDDSQRGRIAPEPPSSSVGSTPSPTTAYHRNTSEFFKVVTPASDCEADSPSPERNHKVARVIGELPIAQYSGSPRRYGVRENTQLPSLLSSPSMYMTPRPGFPQRVLPTTPNHNKKEDISAEIIVDKTVIENISNEDQIVHPSTPSPKAEEEEEDSLKPSTLPADNISSLVSPGGSTFDYLYEFSETRKVLEEFFKCPAPTKEKENNIESFPFQDLDYELRRQGGSAYVGQRLASGPPTTEEVMVHESPKKQRADFPQNTGEHENNFLDLSVGTGSSEDLGETEVGLQVGHSRNFTLSPETTDCDSNCGDLDSEVSLMMMDNELMPASGLLGSVGDLGNNSDSLRIYTSMPVLEDGLSSGHASDTDNNNPTVMLMKRQINEIEKEIIQRTRNDMLGTNENDSGKDVSLNVTKDILNTLKTTSPDLFIAKKENSYDTNELQLDGLDPLGTPPPPAPQGRQSVSLEVNCGEVEAAIKDIRMALQRTKTLPVKSPSEEPPEPSVSPIWIPSIMDGRRRICMESNSEESDARRVGDEADVEIEECPDEEEADTDLETDRLLGQQRTDDQGFYDDKDKEGKKKSRNKEVLIEGVLFRARYLGSTQLVCEGQPTKSTRMCQAEEAVSRIKAPDGDSQPSTEVDLFISTEKIMVLNTDLKEIMMDHALRTISYIADIGDLVVLMARRRFVPHEMEEVPKINRTPKMICHVFESEEAQFIAQSIGQAFQVAYMEFLKANGIEDHSFVKEMDYQEVLNSQEIFGDELQMFAKKEMQKEVVVPKAKGEILGVVIVESGWGSMLPTVVIANLAPAGAAARCGQLNIGDQIIAINGVSLVGLPLSTCQTYIKNSKNQTVVKLTVVPCAPVVEVKIKRPDTKYQLGFSVQNGVICSLLRGGIAERGGVRVGHRIIEINNQSVVAVPHEKIVNLLATSVGEILMKTMPTSMFRLLTGQESPVYI; encoded by the exons ATGAGACAG AATGGACATCCTGTTGCGAGACATGAACGCGCCGTGGCGATGACAAGTCTGATCTTGGAGAACGCCGACTTGAATCGACTCTTTCCGAAATGCCGGCCTAGGGGCGGTCCACCCCCGGCCCCGGGGGCCTCCACGCAGAGCAGCCAGCAGCCGCATGACAGCCCCTGCCAGACGGAGGCCGCTGCTATcaccaccgccaccgccgcgaCCGCCGCAACAGCCGCTGTCACCATCGCCTCTACGAACACGTCGACAAGCGTCTCCGCGATATCGGACGACATGATCGACCTCGAGCGCGACACCTCCGACAG GTATAGGAAACGAGCGAATGGCAGAAAAAAATCAGGTTCGCTGTCCCGTAGGACGGCGAGCGTGGCGCCCGGTTTCACGGTCGAGGGCCAACTACCGCACGCCACGAAGCCGCTTTCGTCGAGCTCGTCCTCGGCGTCAGGACGCAGCGAGGACGCGCCGCAATACGGGAGTCTACCGGGCAGCGATCACCAGGGACAATCGCAGCAGGACGATAGCGGGCCCGAGGAGAGTCCCGTGTACATTCTGACCTCGGCCAAGGGTGGCCCCAGCTACAAGCTTCGGGATTCGAG AATTATAGAAATTGCTGGTGGTCGAGAAGTATTCTCACAAAGCCGAGGGAAGGTAGCAGCTAGAAAATCACGATTTCTGGCTGCatcaaattctataaataacgAGGATATTCAAACTGATAATAAGCTAGTTAAGAAGAATAACAAATCTCCTAGCACGCAGACCATATGGGAGTTAAGAAGCcg ATGCGGTGAAACCAGAAAGCAACGTGCAAACCGGGAAGTAACAGAGACTGTATTTGCCTCAGAGGTACACTCAGTACGACGCAATCCTACAAAGTCCATTCTCGATTACGACTCACCTAAGAGCAACCGTAGCAATCGCATAATTAATTAcgattcaattttaaatagcaATAATGTAGAATATACGGTACCAAAAAGTATTACCGACCTGGACTATGGATTACCAAAAAGTTGCGTAGATTATCAATCAAATCACAACACACCTGCGAGAAGTATGGCTATTGTCAGCGACGGCGAAGTTGTTGTTTTCGACGATATCGATGACAATTGGCAGGGATTGCGATTAGATTTGGCGTCGAGTAACACAAATCAAGTGACGACGACGAGTCTAGATTTGGAGACAGATGATTCTCAGAGAGGTCGTATCGCACCGGAACCACCTAGTTCCAGCGTTGGAAGTACACCTAGTCCTACAACGGCATATCACCGCAATACTTCAGAATTCTTTAAA GTTGTTACACCAGCGAGTGATTGCGAGGCAGATTCTCCTTCTCCAGAACGTAATCATAAAGTTGCAAGAGTTATTGGTGAATTACCAATTGCACAGTATTCTGGCAGTCCAAGGCGTTATGGAGTCCGCGAAAATACACAGCTTCCTAGCTTGTTATCATCGCCTTCAATGTATATGACACCGAGGCCTGGTTTTCCTCAAAGAGTATTACCAACAACACCAAATCACAATAAG AAGGAAGATATCTCTGCAGAAATCATTGTAGACAAGACTgtgatagaaaatattagtaaCGAAGACCAGATTGTACATCCTTCAACTCCATCACCAAAGGccgaagaggaagaggaagactCTTTAAAACCGTCAACTTTACCTGCTGATAATATAAGCAGTCTTGTCTCGCCAGGCGGTAGCACTTTTGACTATCTGTACGAATTTTCAGAGACTAGAAAAGtattagaagaatttttcaaatgtcCGGCGCcgacgaaagaaaaagaaaacaacatAGAGTCTTTTCCTTTCCAA GATCTTGATTATGAACTGCGAAGACAAGGAGGAAGTGCATACGTTGGCCAGCGATTAGCTAGTGGTCCACCGACAACGGAGGAAGTTATGGTACATGAATCTCCTAAAAAACAGCGGGCAGATTTTCCACAAAAT acGGGTGAACACGAAAACAATTTCCTAGACCTGTCAGTAGGTACTGGTAGTAGTGAAGATCTTGGAGAAACTGAGGTCGGTTTACAAGTAGGACACTCACGTAATTTTACGCTGAGTCCGGAAACGACCGACTGTGACAGCAATTGCGGAGATCTCGATAGCGAAGTGTCCCTCATGATGATGGATAATGAATTAATGCCAGCAAGTGGCCTTCTCGGATCGGTCGGTGATTTGGGGAATAATTCGGATTCCCTGAGAATATATACTAGCATGCCGGTGTTAGAAGACGGCCTGTCCAGCGGACACGCGAGCGATACTGACAACAATAATCCTACTGTGATGCTCATGAAACGGCAAATAAACGAAATAGAAAAGGAAATCATTCAGAGAACTCGTAACGACATGTTAGGCACAAATGAGAATGATTCTGGAAAGGACGTCAGTCTGAATGTaacgaaagatattttgaacaCGCTAAAGACTACGTCCCCTGATCTGTTTATcgcgaagaaagaaaattcgtACGATACGAACGAGTTACAACTCGACGGACTGGATCCATTGGGCACGCCACCGCCGCCGGCGCCTCAAGGACGGCAAAGTGTATCTCTGGAGGTGAACTGCGGCGAGGTAGAGGCGGCTATTAAAGACATTAGGATGGCACTGCAAAGAACTAAAACTCTGCCTGTGAAGTCCCCGTCCGAAGAACCGCCGGAGCCGAGCGTCAGTCCGATATGGATACCAAG TATAATGGATGGCAGGCGGAGAATTTGTATGGAGAGCAATAGCGAGGAATCGGATGCGCGCCGCGTAGGCGACGAAGCCGACGTGGAAATTGAGGAATGTCCGGATGAAGAAGAGGCGGATACCGATCTCGAAACGGATCGGTTACTTGGGCAGCAGAGAACGGACGATCAAGGATTTTACGACGACAAG GATAAGgagggaaagaaaaagagcagAAACAAAGAAG TGTTGATTGAAGGAGTCTTGTTCCGCGCGAGGTACTTGGGATCTACGCAACTGGTATGCGAGGGTCAACCGACGAAATCGACTCGAATGTGTCAAGCGGAGGAGGCCGTTTCTAGGATAAAG GCACCGGACGGTGACAGTCAGCCAAGCACGGAGGTAGACCTTTTCATTTCGACGGAAAAGATCATGGTTCTCAACACTGATCTGAAGGAGATCATGATGGATCACGCATTACGCACGATTTCGTACATAGCGGATATCGGCGATCTTGTAGTGCTAATGGCGCGGCGACGCTTCGTGCCGCACGAAATGGAGGAAGTACCGAAAATTAACCGAACTCCCAAGATGATCTGTCACGTTTTCGAAAGTGAGGAAGCTCAATTCATAGCACAAAGTATCGGACAAGCGTTCCAAGTAGCTTACATGGAGTTCCTAAAGGCAAACGGGATAGAAGATCATAGTTTCGTGAAGGAAATGGATTATCAAGAAGTGCTCAATTCGCAAGAGATATTTGGCGACGAGCTGCAGATGTTTGCAAAGAAAGAAATGCAGAAAGAG GTGGTGGTACCGAAGGCGAAGGGCGAGATCCTCGGCGTTGTAATTGTTGAGTCTGGATGGGGCTCTATGCTGCCAACCGTAGTCATAGCTAATTTGGCGCCGGCCGGCGCCGCCGCCCGTTGCGGACAGCTTAACATTGGCGATCAGATAATAGCGATTAACGGTGTATCGTTAGTCGGCTTGCCTTTGTCCACGTGTCAGACTTACATAAAGAATTCCAAGAATCAGACGGTCGTCAAGCTGACTGTCGTACCGTGCGCGCCTGTAGTCGAAGTGAAAATCAAGAGACCCGACACGAAATATCAGTTAGGATTTAGTGTACAGAATGGAGTGATATGTAGTCTATTGAGAGGTGGTATCGCCGAACGGGGCGGAGTTCGCGTGGGCCATAGGATAATTGAAATCAATAATCAGAGTGTTGTTGCTGTACCACACGAAAAGATTGTTAATCTTCTGGCCACATCAGTGGGAGAG atTTTGATGAAAACAATGCCCACATCGATGTTTAGGCTGTTAACCGGCCAGGAGTCTCCGGTGTACATATAA